A region from the Rhodamnia argentea isolate NSW1041297 chromosome 7, ASM2092103v1, whole genome shotgun sequence genome encodes:
- the LOC115742837 gene encoding mitochondrial carrier protein MTM1 isoform X1 codes for MSVSSSSSSSISRFRSRCESCEMSGERSLLDCGDSGVAHSEPTNDPWMNTDQSSSILIDSHNLLVLESPGHGREIKEFSGAQDRHLTGASDEKLGFAERAFSAAGAAFFSAIMVNPLDVAKTRLQAQAAGVPYSHPLSNITSRMAFFGPNMMFADLRCSPSCTRAGVHGTVSICPPDCFQYKGTLDVWYKIIRQEGFLRLWRGTNAGLALAVPTVGIYLPCYDIFRNLLEDRCAMLAPSLTPYVPLFAGSLARSLACASCYPIELARTRMQAFKATETSKKPPGVWRTLFEVVSPVRGTSNAPNSLQNYRVLWTGMGAQLARDVPFSAICWSTLEPIRRKLLRTIGDEASAVAVLGANFSAGFVAGSLAAAATCPFDVAKTRRQIEMDPMRALKMTTRQTLVEIWRDGGLKGLFTGVGPRVGRAGPSVGIVVSFYEVAKHVLHAQYATS; via the exons ATGTCTGTttcgtcatcgtcgtcgtcatcgaTCAGTCGCTTTCGCAGCCGTTGCGAGAG TTGTGAAATGAGTGGAGAACGTAGTCTTCTGGACTGTGGGGATAGCGGGGTGGCGCATTCTGAGCCGACAAACGACCCATGGATGAACACAGATCAGTCTTCGAGCATCCTAATTGATAGCCACAATTTGCTGGTGTTGGAATCACCTGGCCATGGTAGAGAGATTAAGGAATTTTCTGGCGCCCAGGATCGGCATTTGACTGGTGCATCAGATGAAAAATTAGGTTTTGCGGAGAGAGCATTTTCTGCAGCCGGTGCAGCATTTTTTTCGGCCATAATGGTCAACCCTCTCGATGTTGCCAAG ACAAGGTTGCAAGCGCAAGCTGCCGGGGTTCCTTATTCCCATCCATTGAGTAATATCACAAGTCGCATGGCATTTTTCGGGCCAAATATG ATGTTTGCGGACCTGAGATGTTCTCCGTCTTGCACACGTGCTGGAGTGCACGGTACTGTGTCGATATGTCCTCCAGATTGTTTTCAATACAAAGGGACTCTAGATGTCTGGTACAAAATTATTCGACAG GAAGGATTTTTAAGGCTGTGGCGAGGCACCAATGCAGGTCTTGCATTGGCTGTACCAACA GTGGGCATATACTTGCCATGCTATGATATATTCCGCAATTTATTAGAAGATCGCTGTGCCATGCTTGCACCTAGCTTGACGCCCTATGTTCCTTTATTTGCGGGGTCACTAGCTCGCTCTTTAGCTTGTGCGAGTTGCTACCCCATTGAACTGGCCAGAACTCGCATGCAG GCTTTTAAGGCTACGGAAACCAGCAAGAAGCCTCCTGGAGTTTGGAGAACCCTATTTGAAGTAGTGTCTCCTGTCAGGGGCACAAGTAATGCGCCGAACAGCT TGCAAAACTACCGTGTCCTGTGGACAGGCATGGGAGCACAGCTTGCACGCGATGTTCCTTTTTCAGCAATCTGTTGGTCAACACTCGAGCct ATTAGGAGAAAACTGCTTAGGACCATTGGTGATGAAGCTAGTGCAGTTGCTGTCCTTGGAGCTAATTTTTCTGCTGGATTTGTAGCAGGAAGTCTCGCTGCAGCTGCTACATGTCCTTTTGATGTAGCTAAAACAAGAAGGCAGATAGAG ATGGATCCAATGAGGGCGTTGAAAATGACAACGAGGCAGACTTTAGTGGAGATTTGGCG GGATGGAGGATTGAAGGGACTCTTTACTGGAGTGGGTCCTCGTGTTGGCCGTGCAGGGCCTTCTGTAGGCATTGTGGTATCCTTTTACGAAGTTGCGAAGCATGTCCTGCACGCCCAATATGCAACTTCATGA
- the LOC115742837 gene encoding mitochondrial carrier protein MTM1 isoform X2, whose translation MSGERSLLDCGDSGVAHSEPTNDPWMNTDQSSSILIDSHNLLVLESPGHGREIKEFSGAQDRHLTGASDEKLGFAERAFSAAGAAFFSAIMVNPLDVAKTRLQAQAAGVPYSHPLSNITSRMAFFGPNMMFADLRCSPSCTRAGVHGTVSICPPDCFQYKGTLDVWYKIIRQEGFLRLWRGTNAGLALAVPTVGIYLPCYDIFRNLLEDRCAMLAPSLTPYVPLFAGSLARSLACASCYPIELARTRMQAFKATETSKKPPGVWRTLFEVVSPVRGTSNAPNSLQNYRVLWTGMGAQLARDVPFSAICWSTLEPIRRKLLRTIGDEASAVAVLGANFSAGFVAGSLAAAATCPFDVAKTRRQIEMDPMRALKMTTRQTLVEIWRDGGLKGLFTGVGPRVGRAGPSVGIVVSFYEVAKHVLHAQYATS comes from the exons ATGAGTGGAGAACGTAGTCTTCTGGACTGTGGGGATAGCGGGGTGGCGCATTCTGAGCCGACAAACGACCCATGGATGAACACAGATCAGTCTTCGAGCATCCTAATTGATAGCCACAATTTGCTGGTGTTGGAATCACCTGGCCATGGTAGAGAGATTAAGGAATTTTCTGGCGCCCAGGATCGGCATTTGACTGGTGCATCAGATGAAAAATTAGGTTTTGCGGAGAGAGCATTTTCTGCAGCCGGTGCAGCATTTTTTTCGGCCATAATGGTCAACCCTCTCGATGTTGCCAAG ACAAGGTTGCAAGCGCAAGCTGCCGGGGTTCCTTATTCCCATCCATTGAGTAATATCACAAGTCGCATGGCATTTTTCGGGCCAAATATG ATGTTTGCGGACCTGAGATGTTCTCCGTCTTGCACACGTGCTGGAGTGCACGGTACTGTGTCGATATGTCCTCCAGATTGTTTTCAATACAAAGGGACTCTAGATGTCTGGTACAAAATTATTCGACAG GAAGGATTTTTAAGGCTGTGGCGAGGCACCAATGCAGGTCTTGCATTGGCTGTACCAACA GTGGGCATATACTTGCCATGCTATGATATATTCCGCAATTTATTAGAAGATCGCTGTGCCATGCTTGCACCTAGCTTGACGCCCTATGTTCCTTTATTTGCGGGGTCACTAGCTCGCTCTTTAGCTTGTGCGAGTTGCTACCCCATTGAACTGGCCAGAACTCGCATGCAG GCTTTTAAGGCTACGGAAACCAGCAAGAAGCCTCCTGGAGTTTGGAGAACCCTATTTGAAGTAGTGTCTCCTGTCAGGGGCACAAGTAATGCGCCGAACAGCT TGCAAAACTACCGTGTCCTGTGGACAGGCATGGGAGCACAGCTTGCACGCGATGTTCCTTTTTCAGCAATCTGTTGGTCAACACTCGAGCct ATTAGGAGAAAACTGCTTAGGACCATTGGTGATGAAGCTAGTGCAGTTGCTGTCCTTGGAGCTAATTTTTCTGCTGGATTTGTAGCAGGAAGTCTCGCTGCAGCTGCTACATGTCCTTTTGATGTAGCTAAAACAAGAAGGCAGATAGAG ATGGATCCAATGAGGGCGTTGAAAATGACAACGAGGCAGACTTTAGTGGAGATTTGGCG GGATGGAGGATTGAAGGGACTCTTTACTGGAGTGGGTCCTCGTGTTGGCCGTGCAGGGCCTTCTGTAGGCATTGTGGTATCCTTTTACGAAGTTGCGAAGCATGTCCTGCACGCCCAATATGCAACTTCATGA